The following are encoded together in the Gasterosteus aculeatus chromosome 7, fGasAcu3.hap1.1, whole genome shotgun sequence genome:
- the alpk1 gene encoding alpha-protein kinase 1 isoform X1 has protein sequence MDSREVGGLLQECLGAVAPSQHSTEPTEAQRLNYCSCRDSLCAELASLLQEAMDMKWPFVPEKWQYKQAVSTEDKTNLSDLIKKHLSQLLVTKTRLSDAFLPVFLSGNDPCSWLLCCQAVLKASIVAREAHAALAVVFLVDRFLYWTDESSRLLKITKLLHRCHPDTPVAPQLVIRQARVYFNSGKLQKAEFILSSLINNSGATGCWVYHYESDRALVQAVSVQVRGMVLQKLGLWREAAELIWTSLVGYYALPQPDKKGIGTSLGILANILVSMNDEDFHAFRTNPQIDLSLLGDRSHRLLSAAQAAKMAVVYSQYTSLYVLTNVVTQGTCLLSYNFSVECPDSQRRPFLLQAREAFSIGVLTKAEGELVTSKQELHTLLKAAYSLTVTHKWLGTPLEVVEQANQACQKALAKFYDYCNADIQDKDGLCAEIMHLVTQVKLLLRVEPFINTDKGSFIPDSYRNTKDTLVNFTLEGFAEVMLRLQKHHASLCETTNTSCKRTTDKIDGGKLCITAMGTTIGTLNTECSTEACKVSPNEEEPVNKGSKPTCVHPTQRSDPCSTLGSTDNLGSSWQNFSLSSSGSPRPSGSNFTGGPAIGPQAKVCNQNCLTTEVDDWSDSLLHFTDENKSPVSSQTVPRPVNPATSSSNASCGSEKFEVIQAGIETLDTGENCMIDDVAAEPSATEGAAQSLSQLALGTFSSSLNDSFGSQSSWEKISLDPNSPTIRKPQLSSPSKEGTSDSSRSPESDRSFFLLETLDSETNDSAHHPTHKNHTSGGESRDVFRPQTLERPIVKPNMHTEVDSVCVKPATTNSSATPYPNLSQFVPEQCASTETSTGSSFEMLEDHQSGDKPAEVIPPQMKNSSCYSCVQQSSVADIVPQSPYVLSQHDYQALLAGVCYECLLKRLHSDKTQFKLKTHRTAHSALHLKFSKATGLWTARETCAYIGEPMGMEGKQRAAIWVQFLHQEERLSSYVGKDYLKPKGIQFHLRDVERQMTAQHYVTAFNKSLYDKEVTAQIYFIPSEALLILNGNQIAGCVTVEPHMLGDFVKLTNNTVKKDKCIQATEYGIAFGHFTCLLSDYQEVVVDLQGWVTANGKGLTYLTDPQIHSTRTPRGPSNFAARGLRYFLEEQHGPECNVVCQLLRLPPLRRQPHEL, from the exons GGAATGACCCATGTTCATGGTTGCTGTGTTGCCAGGCCGTTCTAAAGGCTTCCATCGTGGCTCGGGAGGCCCACGCCGCACTGGCGGTGGTCTTCCTAGTCGACCGCTTCCTTTATTGGACAGACGAGTCGAGCCGGCTGCTGAAGATCACCAAGCTGCTCCACAGATGCCATCCTGATACTCCTGTGGCCCCCCAGCTGGTCATACGGCAGGCCAGGGTCTACTTTAACTCTG GCAAACTACAGAAAGCAGAATTCATTCTCAGCAGTCTGATTAACAACAGCGGAGCCACCG GTTGCTGGGTGTACCACTATGAAAGTGACAGGGCTCTTGTGCAGGCAGTTAGTGTTCAAGTACGCGGGATGGTTCTGCAGAAGCTAG GCCTTTGGCGTGAGGCTGCAGAGCTAATCTGGACCTCTCTAGTTGGCTACTACGCACTTCCACAACCTGATAAAAAG GGCATTGGAACCTCTCTTGGAATACTGGCCAACATATTGGTATCTATGAATGACGAGGACTTCCACGCTTTTAGGACTAATCCACAAATTGATTTG TCTTTACTTGGTGACAGGAGTCATCGTCTCCTCTCAGCAGCCCAGGCAGCTAAGATGGCGGTGGTGTACAGCCAGTACACTTCCCTCTATGTGTTGACCAATGTG GTAACTCAAGGGACCTGCTTGTTATCGTACAATTTCTCGGTAGAGTGCCCTGACTCTCAACGGCGGCCATTCCTCCTGCAGGCTAGAGAGGCCTTTTCAATCGGCGTGCTCACCAAAGCAGAAGGCGAGCTGGTCACCAGCAAGCAAGAGCTTCACACCTTGCTGAAGGCTGCATATTCCTTAACCGTCACTCACAAATGGCTCGGCACTCCTCTGGAAGTTGTGGAGCAAGCAAATCAAGCTTGCCAAAAAGCTTTAGCAAAATTCTACGATTACTGCAATGCAGATATTCAAGATAAAGACGGCCTCTGTGCTGAAATCATGCATCTGGTCACCCAAGTCAAGCTTCTGCTGCGAGTGGAGCCTTTCATTAATACAGACAAGGGGTCTTTTATCCCTGACAGCTACAGAAACACCAAAGACACTCtggtcaattttactctggaaGGCTTCGCCGAGGTGATGCTGAGATTACAAAAGCATCATGCATCGCTGTGCGAGACAACCAACACAAGCTGTAAAAGGACCACGGACAAGATAGATGGGGGAAAATTATGTATAACTGCGATGGGTACAACCATTGGTACGCTCAACACAGAATGTAGCACTGAGGCCTGCAAAGTGTCCCCCAATGAAGAGGAGCCAGTAAACAAGGGTTCAAAACCAACCTGTGTGCACCCGACTCAGAGGTCCGACCCGTGTTCCACTTTAGGAAGCACAGATAACCTCGGCTCTTCATGGCAGAACTTTTCCCTGAGCAGTTCAGGGTCTCCTCGGCCCAGCGGCAGCAACTTCACAGGAGGTCCGGCTATAGGACCTCAAGCAAAAGTATGTAATCAGAATTGTCTGACCACTGAGGTTGATGATTGGTCAGACAGCCTTCTTCATTTCACTGATGAAAACAAGTCTCCAGTCAGTTCCCAAACTGTCCCGAGACCTGTAAACCCTGCCACTTCCTCTTCTAATGCCAGTTGTGGTTCAGAGAAGTTTGAAGTGATACAAGCTGGAATAGAGACACTGGACACTGGGGAGAATTGTATGATTGACGATGTGGCGGCAGAACCATCAGCCACTGAGGGAGCAGCACAGTCCTTATCCCAGTTGGCTCTTGGAACCTTCTCCAGCTCGCTCAATGACAGCTTTGGTTCCCAGTCGTCGTGGGAGAAAATATCCCTGGACCCAAACTCTCCCACAATCAGAAAACCTCAGCTGAGCAGCCCATCAAAAGAAGGAACCAGTGACAGCAGCAGGTCACCGGAGTCTGACAGGAGCTTCTTCCTCTTGGAGACCCTTGATTCTGAAACCAATGATTCAGCTCATCATCCCACACACAAAAACCACACATCCGGAGGGGAATCTAGAGATGTGTTCAGGCCCCAAACTCTGGAGAGACCTATTGTTAAGCCAAATATGCACACAGAGGTTGACTCAGTATGCGTAAAACCTGCTACCACCAACTCTTCAGCAACCCCATATCCAAACCTCTCCCAGTTTGTCCCAGAACAGTGTGCCTCCACTGAAACCTCTACCGGGAGTTCATTTGAGATGCTGGAGGACCATCAAAGTGGAGACAAACCTGCTGAAGTAATTCCCCCTCAGATGAAGAACTCCTCGTGCTACAGCTGTGTGCAGCAAAGCAGTGTGGCTGACATTGTCCCCCAGAGTCCTTACGTGTTGTCACAGCATGATTACCAAGCCCTACTGGCTGGAGTTTGCTATGAATGTCTGCTGAAGAGGCTTCACAGTGACAAAACACAATTCAAACTTAAGACACACAGAACTGCCCACA GTGCTCTTCATTTAAAGTTCTCCAAAGCCACAGGACTGTGGACAGCCAGGGAGACCTGTGCGTACATCGGGGAGCCGATGGGGATGGAGGGAAAGCAGAGAGCGGCTATATGGGTGCAGTTTTTACACCAGGAGGAAAGGTTAAGCAG TTATGTAGGGAAAGACTACTTGAAGCCAAAGGGGATCCAGTTTCACCTGAGAGATGTGGAGCGACAGATGACAGCCCAGCACTATGTGACTGCGTTCAACAAGAGTCTTTACGACAAGGAAGTGACGGCTCAGATCTACTTCATTCCCTCAGAAGCTCTGTTG ATTCTGAACGGAAATCAGATCGCAGGCTGTGTAACAGTGGAGCCCCACATGctgggagactttgtcaaaCTGACCAACAACACTGTAAAGAAGGACAAGTGTATACAAGCTACAGAATACGGCATCGCCTTCGGACACTTTACCTGCCTGCTCTCTGACTACCAGGAAGTTGTTGTAGAcctgcaag GGTGGGTCACAGCAAATGGCAAAGGACTGACCTacctcactgacccccagatTCACTCCACCAGGACCCCCAGAGGCCCCTCCAACTTTGCTGCCCGAGGCCTCAGATacttcctggaggagcagcATGGCCCAGAGTGCAATGTGGTGTGCCAGCTGCTCCGACTGCCTCCACTGCGCCGACAGCCTCACGAACTTTGA
- the alpk1 gene encoding alpha-protein kinase 1 isoform X3, with amino-acid sequence MLMGKLQKAEFILSSLINNSGATGCWVYHYESDRALVQAVSVQVRGMVLQKLGLWREAAELIWTSLVGYYALPQPDKKGIGTSLGILANILVSMNDEDFHAFRTNPQIDLSLLGDRSHRLLSAAQAAKMAVVYSQYTSLYVLTNVVTQGTCLLSYNFSVECPDSQRRPFLLQAREAFSIGVLTKAEGELVTSKQELHTLLKAAYSLTVTHKWLGTPLEVVEQANQACQKALAKFYDYCNADIQDKDGLCAEIMHLVTQVKLLLRVEPFINTDKGSFIPDSYRNTKDTLVNFTLEGFAEVMLRLQKHHASLCETTNTSCKRTTDKIDGGKLCITAMGTTIGTLNTECSTEACKVSPNEEEPVNKGSKPTCVHPTQRSDPCSTLGSTDNLGSSWQNFSLSSSGSPRPSGSNFTGGPAIGPQAKVCNQNCLTTEVDDWSDSLLHFTDENKSPVSSQTVPRPVNPATSSSNASCGSEKFEVIQAGIETLDTGENCMIDDVAAEPSATEGAAQSLSQLALGTFSSSLNDSFGSQSSWEKISLDPNSPTIRKPQLSSPSKEGTSDSSRSPESDRSFFLLETLDSETNDSAHHPTHKNHTSGGESRDVFRPQTLERPIVKPNMHTEVDSVCVKPATTNSSATPYPNLSQFVPEQCASTETSTGSSFEMLEDHQSGDKPAEVIPPQMKNSSCYSCVQQSSVADIVPQSPYVLSQHDYQALLAGVCYECLLKRLHSDKTQFKLKTHRTAHSALHLKFSKATGLWTARETCAYIGEPMGMEGKQRAAIWVQFLHQEERLSSYVGKDYLKPKGIQFHLRDVERQMTAQHYVTAFNKSLYDKEVTAQIYFIPSEALLILNGNQIAGCVTVEPHMLGDFVKLTNNTVKKDKCIQATEYGIAFGHFTCLLSDYQEVVVDLQGWVTANGKGLTYLTDPQIHSTRTPRGPSNFAARGLRYFLEEQHGPECNVVCQLLRLPPLRRQPHEL; translated from the exons ATGTTAATGG GCAAACTACAGAAAGCAGAATTCATTCTCAGCAGTCTGATTAACAACAGCGGAGCCACCG GTTGCTGGGTGTACCACTATGAAAGTGACAGGGCTCTTGTGCAGGCAGTTAGTGTTCAAGTACGCGGGATGGTTCTGCAGAAGCTAG GCCTTTGGCGTGAGGCTGCAGAGCTAATCTGGACCTCTCTAGTTGGCTACTACGCACTTCCACAACCTGATAAAAAG GGCATTGGAACCTCTCTTGGAATACTGGCCAACATATTGGTATCTATGAATGACGAGGACTTCCACGCTTTTAGGACTAATCCACAAATTGATTTG TCTTTACTTGGTGACAGGAGTCATCGTCTCCTCTCAGCAGCCCAGGCAGCTAAGATGGCGGTGGTGTACAGCCAGTACACTTCCCTCTATGTGTTGACCAATGTG GTAACTCAAGGGACCTGCTTGTTATCGTACAATTTCTCGGTAGAGTGCCCTGACTCTCAACGGCGGCCATTCCTCCTGCAGGCTAGAGAGGCCTTTTCAATCGGCGTGCTCACCAAAGCAGAAGGCGAGCTGGTCACCAGCAAGCAAGAGCTTCACACCTTGCTGAAGGCTGCATATTCCTTAACCGTCACTCACAAATGGCTCGGCACTCCTCTGGAAGTTGTGGAGCAAGCAAATCAAGCTTGCCAAAAAGCTTTAGCAAAATTCTACGATTACTGCAATGCAGATATTCAAGATAAAGACGGCCTCTGTGCTGAAATCATGCATCTGGTCACCCAAGTCAAGCTTCTGCTGCGAGTGGAGCCTTTCATTAATACAGACAAGGGGTCTTTTATCCCTGACAGCTACAGAAACACCAAAGACACTCtggtcaattttactctggaaGGCTTCGCCGAGGTGATGCTGAGATTACAAAAGCATCATGCATCGCTGTGCGAGACAACCAACACAAGCTGTAAAAGGACCACGGACAAGATAGATGGGGGAAAATTATGTATAACTGCGATGGGTACAACCATTGGTACGCTCAACACAGAATGTAGCACTGAGGCCTGCAAAGTGTCCCCCAATGAAGAGGAGCCAGTAAACAAGGGTTCAAAACCAACCTGTGTGCACCCGACTCAGAGGTCCGACCCGTGTTCCACTTTAGGAAGCACAGATAACCTCGGCTCTTCATGGCAGAACTTTTCCCTGAGCAGTTCAGGGTCTCCTCGGCCCAGCGGCAGCAACTTCACAGGAGGTCCGGCTATAGGACCTCAAGCAAAAGTATGTAATCAGAATTGTCTGACCACTGAGGTTGATGATTGGTCAGACAGCCTTCTTCATTTCACTGATGAAAACAAGTCTCCAGTCAGTTCCCAAACTGTCCCGAGACCTGTAAACCCTGCCACTTCCTCTTCTAATGCCAGTTGTGGTTCAGAGAAGTTTGAAGTGATACAAGCTGGAATAGAGACACTGGACACTGGGGAGAATTGTATGATTGACGATGTGGCGGCAGAACCATCAGCCACTGAGGGAGCAGCACAGTCCTTATCCCAGTTGGCTCTTGGAACCTTCTCCAGCTCGCTCAATGACAGCTTTGGTTCCCAGTCGTCGTGGGAGAAAATATCCCTGGACCCAAACTCTCCCACAATCAGAAAACCTCAGCTGAGCAGCCCATCAAAAGAAGGAACCAGTGACAGCAGCAGGTCACCGGAGTCTGACAGGAGCTTCTTCCTCTTGGAGACCCTTGATTCTGAAACCAATGATTCAGCTCATCATCCCACACACAAAAACCACACATCCGGAGGGGAATCTAGAGATGTGTTCAGGCCCCAAACTCTGGAGAGACCTATTGTTAAGCCAAATATGCACACAGAGGTTGACTCAGTATGCGTAAAACCTGCTACCACCAACTCTTCAGCAACCCCATATCCAAACCTCTCCCAGTTTGTCCCAGAACAGTGTGCCTCCACTGAAACCTCTACCGGGAGTTCATTTGAGATGCTGGAGGACCATCAAAGTGGAGACAAACCTGCTGAAGTAATTCCCCCTCAGATGAAGAACTCCTCGTGCTACAGCTGTGTGCAGCAAAGCAGTGTGGCTGACATTGTCCCCCAGAGTCCTTACGTGTTGTCACAGCATGATTACCAAGCCCTACTGGCTGGAGTTTGCTATGAATGTCTGCTGAAGAGGCTTCACAGTGACAAAACACAATTCAAACTTAAGACACACAGAACTGCCCACA GTGCTCTTCATTTAAAGTTCTCCAAAGCCACAGGACTGTGGACAGCCAGGGAGACCTGTGCGTACATCGGGGAGCCGATGGGGATGGAGGGAAAGCAGAGAGCGGCTATATGGGTGCAGTTTTTACACCAGGAGGAAAGGTTAAGCAG TTATGTAGGGAAAGACTACTTGAAGCCAAAGGGGATCCAGTTTCACCTGAGAGATGTGGAGCGACAGATGACAGCCCAGCACTATGTGACTGCGTTCAACAAGAGTCTTTACGACAAGGAAGTGACGGCTCAGATCTACTTCATTCCCTCAGAAGCTCTGTTG ATTCTGAACGGAAATCAGATCGCAGGCTGTGTAACAGTGGAGCCCCACATGctgggagactttgtcaaaCTGACCAACAACACTGTAAAGAAGGACAAGTGTATACAAGCTACAGAATACGGCATCGCCTTCGGACACTTTACCTGCCTGCTCTCTGACTACCAGGAAGTTGTTGTAGAcctgcaag GGTGGGTCACAGCAAATGGCAAAGGACTGACCTacctcactgacccccagatTCACTCCACCAGGACCCCCAGAGGCCCCTCCAACTTTGCTGCCCGAGGCCTCAGATacttcctggaggagcagcATGGCCCAGAGTGCAATGTGGTGTGCCAGCTGCTCCGACTGCCTCCACTGCGCCGACAGCCTCACGAACTTTGA
- the alpk1 gene encoding alpha-protein kinase 1 isoform X2, giving the protein MDSREVGGLLQECLGAVAPSQHSTEPTEAQRLNYCSCRDSLCAELASLLQEAMDMKWPFVPEKWQYKQAVSTEDKTNLSDLIKKHLSQLLAVLKASIVAREAHAALAVVFLVDRFLYWTDESSRLLKITKLLHRCHPDTPVAPQLVIRQARVYFNSGKLQKAEFILSSLINNSGATGCWVYHYESDRALVQAVSVQVRGMVLQKLGLWREAAELIWTSLVGYYALPQPDKKGIGTSLGILANILVSMNDEDFHAFRTNPQIDLSLLGDRSHRLLSAAQAAKMAVVYSQYTSLYVLTNVVTQGTCLLSYNFSVECPDSQRRPFLLQAREAFSIGVLTKAEGELVTSKQELHTLLKAAYSLTVTHKWLGTPLEVVEQANQACQKALAKFYDYCNADIQDKDGLCAEIMHLVTQVKLLLRVEPFINTDKGSFIPDSYRNTKDTLVNFTLEGFAEVMLRLQKHHASLCETTNTSCKRTTDKIDGGKLCITAMGTTIGTLNTECSTEACKVSPNEEEPVNKGSKPTCVHPTQRSDPCSTLGSTDNLGSSWQNFSLSSSGSPRPSGSNFTGGPAIGPQAKVCNQNCLTTEVDDWSDSLLHFTDENKSPVSSQTVPRPVNPATSSSNASCGSEKFEVIQAGIETLDTGENCMIDDVAAEPSATEGAAQSLSQLALGTFSSSLNDSFGSQSSWEKISLDPNSPTIRKPQLSSPSKEGTSDSSRSPESDRSFFLLETLDSETNDSAHHPTHKNHTSGGESRDVFRPQTLERPIVKPNMHTEVDSVCVKPATTNSSATPYPNLSQFVPEQCASTETSTGSSFEMLEDHQSGDKPAEVIPPQMKNSSCYSCVQQSSVADIVPQSPYVLSQHDYQALLAGVCYECLLKRLHSDKTQFKLKTHRTAHSALHLKFSKATGLWTARETCAYIGEPMGMEGKQRAAIWVQFLHQEERLSSYVGKDYLKPKGIQFHLRDVERQMTAQHYVTAFNKSLYDKEVTAQIYFIPSEALLILNGNQIAGCVTVEPHMLGDFVKLTNNTVKKDKCIQATEYGIAFGHFTCLLSDYQEVVVDLQGWVTANGKGLTYLTDPQIHSTRTPRGPSNFAARGLRYFLEEQHGPECNVVCQLLRLPPLRRQPHEL; this is encoded by the exons GCCGTTCTAAAGGCTTCCATCGTGGCTCGGGAGGCCCACGCCGCACTGGCGGTGGTCTTCCTAGTCGACCGCTTCCTTTATTGGACAGACGAGTCGAGCCGGCTGCTGAAGATCACCAAGCTGCTCCACAGATGCCATCCTGATACTCCTGTGGCCCCCCAGCTGGTCATACGGCAGGCCAGGGTCTACTTTAACTCTG GCAAACTACAGAAAGCAGAATTCATTCTCAGCAGTCTGATTAACAACAGCGGAGCCACCG GTTGCTGGGTGTACCACTATGAAAGTGACAGGGCTCTTGTGCAGGCAGTTAGTGTTCAAGTACGCGGGATGGTTCTGCAGAAGCTAG GCCTTTGGCGTGAGGCTGCAGAGCTAATCTGGACCTCTCTAGTTGGCTACTACGCACTTCCACAACCTGATAAAAAG GGCATTGGAACCTCTCTTGGAATACTGGCCAACATATTGGTATCTATGAATGACGAGGACTTCCACGCTTTTAGGACTAATCCACAAATTGATTTG TCTTTACTTGGTGACAGGAGTCATCGTCTCCTCTCAGCAGCCCAGGCAGCTAAGATGGCGGTGGTGTACAGCCAGTACACTTCCCTCTATGTGTTGACCAATGTG GTAACTCAAGGGACCTGCTTGTTATCGTACAATTTCTCGGTAGAGTGCCCTGACTCTCAACGGCGGCCATTCCTCCTGCAGGCTAGAGAGGCCTTTTCAATCGGCGTGCTCACCAAAGCAGAAGGCGAGCTGGTCACCAGCAAGCAAGAGCTTCACACCTTGCTGAAGGCTGCATATTCCTTAACCGTCACTCACAAATGGCTCGGCACTCCTCTGGAAGTTGTGGAGCAAGCAAATCAAGCTTGCCAAAAAGCTTTAGCAAAATTCTACGATTACTGCAATGCAGATATTCAAGATAAAGACGGCCTCTGTGCTGAAATCATGCATCTGGTCACCCAAGTCAAGCTTCTGCTGCGAGTGGAGCCTTTCATTAATACAGACAAGGGGTCTTTTATCCCTGACAGCTACAGAAACACCAAAGACACTCtggtcaattttactctggaaGGCTTCGCCGAGGTGATGCTGAGATTACAAAAGCATCATGCATCGCTGTGCGAGACAACCAACACAAGCTGTAAAAGGACCACGGACAAGATAGATGGGGGAAAATTATGTATAACTGCGATGGGTACAACCATTGGTACGCTCAACACAGAATGTAGCACTGAGGCCTGCAAAGTGTCCCCCAATGAAGAGGAGCCAGTAAACAAGGGTTCAAAACCAACCTGTGTGCACCCGACTCAGAGGTCCGACCCGTGTTCCACTTTAGGAAGCACAGATAACCTCGGCTCTTCATGGCAGAACTTTTCCCTGAGCAGTTCAGGGTCTCCTCGGCCCAGCGGCAGCAACTTCACAGGAGGTCCGGCTATAGGACCTCAAGCAAAAGTATGTAATCAGAATTGTCTGACCACTGAGGTTGATGATTGGTCAGACAGCCTTCTTCATTTCACTGATGAAAACAAGTCTCCAGTCAGTTCCCAAACTGTCCCGAGACCTGTAAACCCTGCCACTTCCTCTTCTAATGCCAGTTGTGGTTCAGAGAAGTTTGAAGTGATACAAGCTGGAATAGAGACACTGGACACTGGGGAGAATTGTATGATTGACGATGTGGCGGCAGAACCATCAGCCACTGAGGGAGCAGCACAGTCCTTATCCCAGTTGGCTCTTGGAACCTTCTCCAGCTCGCTCAATGACAGCTTTGGTTCCCAGTCGTCGTGGGAGAAAATATCCCTGGACCCAAACTCTCCCACAATCAGAAAACCTCAGCTGAGCAGCCCATCAAAAGAAGGAACCAGTGACAGCAGCAGGTCACCGGAGTCTGACAGGAGCTTCTTCCTCTTGGAGACCCTTGATTCTGAAACCAATGATTCAGCTCATCATCCCACACACAAAAACCACACATCCGGAGGGGAATCTAGAGATGTGTTCAGGCCCCAAACTCTGGAGAGACCTATTGTTAAGCCAAATATGCACACAGAGGTTGACTCAGTATGCGTAAAACCTGCTACCACCAACTCTTCAGCAACCCCATATCCAAACCTCTCCCAGTTTGTCCCAGAACAGTGTGCCTCCACTGAAACCTCTACCGGGAGTTCATTTGAGATGCTGGAGGACCATCAAAGTGGAGACAAACCTGCTGAAGTAATTCCCCCTCAGATGAAGAACTCCTCGTGCTACAGCTGTGTGCAGCAAAGCAGTGTGGCTGACATTGTCCCCCAGAGTCCTTACGTGTTGTCACAGCATGATTACCAAGCCCTACTGGCTGGAGTTTGCTATGAATGTCTGCTGAAGAGGCTTCACAGTGACAAAACACAATTCAAACTTAAGACACACAGAACTGCCCACA GTGCTCTTCATTTAAAGTTCTCCAAAGCCACAGGACTGTGGACAGCCAGGGAGACCTGTGCGTACATCGGGGAGCCGATGGGGATGGAGGGAAAGCAGAGAGCGGCTATATGGGTGCAGTTTTTACACCAGGAGGAAAGGTTAAGCAG TTATGTAGGGAAAGACTACTTGAAGCCAAAGGGGATCCAGTTTCACCTGAGAGATGTGGAGCGACAGATGACAGCCCAGCACTATGTGACTGCGTTCAACAAGAGTCTTTACGACAAGGAAGTGACGGCTCAGATCTACTTCATTCCCTCAGAAGCTCTGTTG ATTCTGAACGGAAATCAGATCGCAGGCTGTGTAACAGTGGAGCCCCACATGctgggagactttgtcaaaCTGACCAACAACACTGTAAAGAAGGACAAGTGTATACAAGCTACAGAATACGGCATCGCCTTCGGACACTTTACCTGCCTGCTCTCTGACTACCAGGAAGTTGTTGTAGAcctgcaag GGTGGGTCACAGCAAATGGCAAAGGACTGACCTacctcactgacccccagatTCACTCCACCAGGACCCCCAGAGGCCCCTCCAACTTTGCTGCCCGAGGCCTCAGATacttcctggaggagcagcATGGCCCAGAGTGCAATGTGGTGTGCCAGCTGCTCCGACTGCCTCCACTGCGCCGACAGCCTCACGAACTTTGA